The Halichondria panicea chromosome 8, odHalPani1.1, whole genome shotgun sequence DNA segment gcgataccaaaTGAATAATAacagcccatggtccaaggccgaaaaatgacaaattagggccccgacaaaattttggattgcaacacatcatttcagaaaatcctaaaattgtTTACATTGGTACTCAATATGCTCAACTCtacaccctccccccccccacttaCAGCGCTACTTCTGGCCTATCTCAATGGTGCCACTGCACTGTGTGACACACTGGTACTAGCCGGGGCACATCCCAGCATCCCTAACAAACAAGGACTGAGCATCTTCAACTCTCCAGTGGCCACCAAACAGCTACTGTTCAGAATACTAGAGCAAATCACCTCTGAACCACAATGGCTGGAGGGAAACTTCTGTCAGCATTGCAACCTCAAGTTCAACATATCGCATCGTAAACACCACTGGTAAGCATGACCTCTGCCAGTATTCCATTTACCCCCACTCTTTGTTACCTCTAGCCGACACTGTGGTCGCCTCCTGTGCAAGCAATGCACAAGCCATCAGATGCCCATTCTCAAGTTTGATCTAAGCAAGCCAGTgcgggtgtgtgaggtgtgctCTGACCTCTTCAAGCTCGGATCATCACGTTAGATATGTAGCGGACATTTTTAAGCAAACTCTTAGACTTAgctgtacactgtatgtgaTTATTAGTTTCTGTGAATTGTTGTTAGTATGTTCTCTGATGTGTGTGCACACTGTATGTAATGCTTGCTGCTTGAATTTTAATCAACAAATGAGGGGGTGTGTCATCTAGTAGTAGTGCTTGCTATGGCTTTAGCAGAGGGGGCGTGTTGACACCAGCTAGCCAGGCTCAGGAGGTGTGAAGCTGAGTAGTGATGGATGAATGTGATGCTCCAACATCCCCTGAGATAGCTCTCAAGGAAATGGAAGCACTAGAAGCAATCAAAGAAGATATTTGCCAATGGCTAACAAGAATCATGCATATTGCAATAACACCAAGCTCCTTCATGGATCACCTTGACAATGGAGTGGTGCTCTGCCAGTTGGCAAGGCTGACCCAAGAAGCAGCTAACAAAAGTCAAGAGCTACCAGCTAGTGTACCTATCAAGTGCAACGATAAAGCTGTATCTGGTTCATTTCAAGCAAGAGACAATGCATCAAACTTTATTAGCTGGTGTCGTGATTTTGGAGTGGAGGAGGCGGTTGTGTTTGAGTCAAATGGGCTAGTGGATCACAGTGATGAGAAGAGAGTAGTACTGTGCCTACTGGACGTGGCCAGGTTTGCTGATCGTGTCGGCATCTCACCACCAGAGCTGGTGAGAATGGAGAGAGAGATCGAGGAACTTGACTCTGCAAGCCCTCTACTGACTAGCAATGGTGATCAGAGACAAGGACATTTAAAGCAGTCGCAACTTTCAAGGAAGGTACTGGCTATGCAGCTctaatgatgatgatgtgtctccatgcatgtgtagtgatgatgatgtgtctccatgcatgtgtgtacaggtgCTGGCCATGCTGAGTGATTGCAAGTGTCCTCCCCTGCAAGGTATGGTGGTGAGGGATTGCGGTAGTGGCAAGTTTATTGTCAGTGGAGGTCGGATCAGAGCACACAAGACCCTCTATGCTAGAGTGAGTACCGCATGCTATATACCCCTGAGCTGGTATACCTCCTCCTCATGCAGTTGCTTAGTGATCGTATCATGgtgcgtgtggggggagg contains these protein-coding regions:
- the LOC135339309 gene encoding growth arrest-specific protein 2-like isoform X1, with protein sequence MDECDAPTSPEIALKEMEALEAIKEDICQWLTRIMHIAITPSSFMDHLDNGVVLCQLARLTQEAANKSQELPASVPIKCNDKAVSGSFQARDNASNFISWCRDFGVEEAVVFESNGLVDHSDEKRVVLCLLDVARFADRVGISPPELVRMEREIEELDSASPLLTSNGDQRQGHLKQSQLSRKVLAMLSDCKCPPLQGMVVRDCGSGKFIVSGGRIRAHKTLYARLLSDRIMVRVGGGWDTLDHFLLVHDPCRIKQFILLKKGPNDELVKAHMKMQ
- the LOC135339309 gene encoding growth arrest-specific protein 2-like isoform X2; the encoded protein is MDECDAPTSPEIALKEMEALEAIKEDICQWLTRIMHIAITPSSFMDHLDNGVVLCQLARLTQEAANKSQELPASVPIKCNDKAVSGSFQARDNASNFISWCRDFGVEEAVVFESNGLVDHSDEKRVVLCLLDVARFADRVGISPPELVRMEREIEELDSASPLLTSNGDQRQGHLKQSQLSRKVLAMLSDCKCPPLQGMVVRDCGSGKFIVSGGRIRAHKTLYARLLSDRIMVRVGGGWDTLDHFLLVHDPCRIKQFIL